In the Girardinichthys multiradiatus isolate DD_20200921_A chromosome 4, DD_fGirMul_XY1, whole genome shotgun sequence genome, one interval contains:
- the lins1 gene encoding protein Lines homolog 1, producing the protein MDLTERAALSSTREVFCCLTDCYQCLLRGSRPDISGAEVAKLLFSGVCGRVSGGDTEDSAEAAWQLTGFSLSLLRKICCRLSVQSLDGDGRGSWVDILGLLFEHMDLMPQLVHHFHAEDPVISHLAAKTASVCVFYLLSKSGTVCPVWQKTCQQTFSSSPPGPELDACLWSLTEVLKKLLKHSHQVLLGELVTTFDWSLTALCSKFLPEQRTEVTFSSWWGTTFCLLLDLLEVLSTSGLICDSGVCLRSQRIPGIHSAALLMTVSCSSEYFVKKRTLLFLKRFLLQKLGDDWSLEGVLSTVGERRDFSADRSVLAQSILKAVADNWLLSVQVEHAVFFGGVLHSQATEGLKPDGMMLRAVSLVLLKSIELHFQTAAPGVDSTTEVNSYLHHLWTFLKRCNASQIEVTHSCSWISLLFGEQDDDLMEATSGFLSIFLSYRRCSGLDDYSVLEAACASGCNPHCHFVLLLQSLSFDHSILLDFLISSETCFLEYFVRYLKYLRGDWQGFTVASGHRKGPLADSHGSEFGEGLQPKGSVSPLEGSSLDVGLRLVEYDNSDESSEESPDGHKESKSPRAPMTDSSSKMKTKHTSSMIQSEQGCPTEAAPLEQETCDTLEKTVSCLSELREVVTRLHTKKLFPYNPSSLLKLLAQVETYQKSSLSL; encoded by the exons ATGGATCTCACGGAGAGAGCCGCGCTATCCTCCACCAGAGAAGTGTTTTGCTGTCTGACAGACTGCTATCAGTGTTTACTCAGAGGATCACGTCCTGACATAAGCGGCGCTGAGGTCGCGAAGCTGCTGTTTTCCGGCGTTTGTGGACGGGTATCCGGAGGGGACACAGAAGACAGCGCCGAAGCCGCCTGGCAGCTGACAGGCTTCAGTCTTTCTCTGCTGAGGAAGATCTGCTGCAGGCTGTCTGTTCAGAGCCTGGATGGAGACGGCAGGGGGAGTTGGGTGGACATCCTCGGGCTGCTGTTTGAACACATGGACCTCATGCCACAGCTT GTGCACCACTTCCACGCTGAGGATCCAGTAATCTCACACCTAGCTGCAAAGACTGCATCCGTGTGTGTTTTCTACCTGCTCAGTAAATCC GGAACAGTGTGCCCTGTTTGGCAGAAGACGTGTCAGCAGACTTTCAGCAGCTCTCCTCCTGGCCCTGAACTAGATGCCTGCCTCTGGTCACTCACCGAGGTCCTCAAAAAGCTTCTCAAACATTCACATCAAG TGCTCCTTGGAGAACTCGTGACAACGTTTGATTGGAGCCTGACTGCTTTGTGTTCAAAGTTTCTGCCTGAACAGAGGACAGAGGTTACCTTCAGCAGTTGGTGGGGAACAACGTTCTGCCTCCTGTTGGACCTGCTGGAGGTGCTGAGCACATCGGGTTTAATTTGTGACAGTGGGGTCTGCCTGAGAAGCCAAAGAATACCTGGAATCCACTCTGCAGCCCTCCTGATGACTGTCAGCTGTTCCTCTGAGTACTTTGTCAAGAAGCGAACCCTGCTGTTCCTCAAGAGATTTCTGCTTCAGAAGCTTGGAGATGACTGGTCCCTAGAGGGGGTGTTGTCCACCGTAGGGGAACGCAGGGATTTCAGTGCTGATCGGAGTGTGCTGGCTCAGAGCATTTTAAAGGCAGTAGCTGATAACTGGTTGCTGAGTGTTCAGGTAGAACATGCGGTTTTCTTCGGAGGGGTCCTACACAGCCAAGCAACTGAAGGTCTGAAACCAGATGGGATGATGCTGAGGGCAGTCAGCCTGGTTCTTCTCAAGTCTATAGAGCTTCACTTCCAAACAGCTGCTCCAG GAGTAGACAGTACCACAGAGGTTAACTCATATCTACACCATCTGTGGACCTTCTTGAAGCGATGCAATGCCTCTCAGATTGAAGTCACTCACTCTTGCAGCTGGATCAGCCTGCTGTTTGGAGAACAGGATGATGATTTAATGGAGGCAACCAGTGGATTCCTCTCAATATTCCTCAGCTACAG ACGGTGTTCAGGGCTGGATGACTATTCTGTCTTGGAGGCGGCCTGTGCATCTGGATGCAACCCTCACTGCCACTTTGTGCTCCTGCTGCAGAGTCTGTCGTTTGATCACAGCATCCTCCTTGACTTCCTCATCTCCTCGGAAACCTGCTTCCTGGAATACTTTGTTCGCTACCTGAAGTACCTCAGAGGAGACTGGCAGGGCTTTACTGTGGCGTCTGGACACAGAAAAGGGCCTCTTGCTGACTCCCATGGTTCTGAGTTTGGTGAAGGCCTCCAGCCTAAAGGTTCTGTTTCACCATTGGAAGGGTCCAGTTTAGATGTAGGGCTTCGGCTTGTAGAGTATGATAATTCTGATGAGTCCAGTGAGGAAAGCCCTGACGGACACAAAGAGTCCAAATCCCCAAGAGCACCGATGACTGACAGTAGCTCCAagatgaaaaccaaacacactTCATCAATGATACAAAGTGAACAAGGGTGTCCAACTGAAGCAGCTCCGTTGGAGCAGGAGACATGTGATACGTTGGAAAAAACAGTCTCTTGTTTGTCAGAGCTCAGAGAGGTAGTGACGAGGCTCCACACTAAGAAACTCTTCCCGTACAACCCTTCATCGCTCCTGAAGCTTCTAGCACAAGTAGAGACATATCAGAAGTCATCGCTTTCACTTTGA
- the asb7 gene encoding ankyrin repeat and SOCS box protein 7 has product MTKRSPSLQLVKRMLNHHCRGNPELHEELQIQAAVAAGDVCTVRRMLERGYSPKIRDANGWTLLHFSAAKGKERCVRVFLEHGADPTVKDFIGGFTALHYAAMHGRARIARLMLESEYRGDIINAKSNDGWTPLHVAAHYGRDSFVRLLLEFRAEVDPLSDKGTTPLQLAIIRERSSCVRILLDHSANIDIQNGFLLRYAVIKGNHSYCRMFLQRGADTNLGRLEDGQTPLHLSALRDDVLCAQMLYTYGANTNTRNYEGQTPVAVSVSMSGISRPCLDFLQEVTRQPRSLQDLCRIKIRHCIGLQSLKFLEDLPIAKVIKDYLKHKFDSL; this is encoded by the exons ATGACTAAGAGAAGCCCATCTCTTCAGCTGGTTAAAAG GATGCTGAACCATCACTGCAGAGGGAACCCTGAGCTCcatgaggagctgcagattCAGGCTGCAGTTGCAGCGGGAGACGTGTGCACGGTCAGGAGGATGCTGGAGCGGGGGTACTCGCCCAAGATCCGAGACGCCAACGGGTGGACTCTGCTTCACTTCTCTGCTGCCAAAGGGAAAGAGCGATGTGTCCGAGTTTTTCTGGAGCATGGAG CGGACCCCACGGTAAAGGACTTTATTGGTGGCTTCACAGCACTTCACTATGCAGCTATGCATGGCAGGGCACGTATTGCCCGACTGATGCTCGAATCTGAGTATCGTGGTGACATTATAAATGCTAAAAGCAATGACGGCTGGACACCTCTCCACGTGGCAGCCCACTATGGCCGTGATTCATTCGTACGCCTCCTCCTGGAGTTCAGGGCTGAGGTGGACCCACTTAGTGACAAAGGGACCACACCGCTGCAGCTGGCCATCATCCGCGAGCGTTCCAGCTGTGTACGGATCCTGCTGGACCATAGCGCCAATATTGACATTCAGAACGGCTTCCTGCTGCGCTATGCTGTCATCAAAGGGAACCATTCTTACTGCCGTATGTTCCTGCAGAGGGGAGCGGACACAAACCTCGGTCGTCTTGAAGATGGACAGACTCCCCTACATCTGTCAGCTCTTAGGGATGATGTGCTGTGTGCTCAGATGCTCTACACATACGGGGCTAATACCAATACCAGGAACTACGAAGGCCAGACCCCAGTAGCTGTGTCTGTAAGCATGTCTGGAATTAGCCGGCCTTGTCTGGATTTTCTGCAGGAGGTCACCA GGCAACCTCGAAGTCTCCAAGACCTGTGTCGAATAAAAATTCGGCACTGTATTGGCCTTCAAAGTTTGAAATTCTTGGAGGATCTTCCAATTGCAAAGGTTATAAAAGACTATTTAAAACATAAGTTTGACAGTTTGTGA